The bacterium genome includes the window ATCGCGGTTCTGATAACAACGAATTCGACTACGACGATGCGGAAATCGGCGGCGGCGAAGAACAGGAAGTGCTCACCGAATACCAACTGCGCGACTATGTGATAGACCGAAAACGTATCGGAATCAGCGCCACATTAGATTATCGTCTTGACGACCTTTCCCATATGTACTTCCGAGGCATTGTCAATGAATATAGCGATCAAGAGTATCGGCGACGCCTCATCTATGCCTTTGACGAAGGCGATTTTGACGCTGCGACAGAGACCTCCGCGTCTATTTCGGGCGCCGAAGCGGTTAGAGAACTGAAAGATCGTTTTGAAAAACAATCCATCCGTAGTTTTGCCGTGGGCGGCAATCAACATTTCAATCTTATGGACGTTGATTACCACCTGTCATACAGTTTTGCGGAAGAAAAAGAACCTCATAGCCGCTACAGTACATTTAAATTCGAAGACGGCGTTGATTTCACGTACGATCTGAAAGATCATGATTTTCCAAAGATCAACATCACAAACAGTTCAGACATCTACGATCCAACCAAGTTTGAATTTGAAGAGTTTTCAACAGAAAAATATACGACCCAAGACAAAGACTACACCGGTTCTTTCAATATAAAAATCCCGTTTACGTTTAATGCTAAGTCCGGAATGTTCAAAAGCGGATTCAAATATCGCGGCAAATCCAAAGACCGTCATGTGGATATCCGCGTATATGACGGTTATTCGAGCGATTTGTATCTAGATGAAGTCCTTGGAAATTTTGAAGGAAAGGACTTCTTAAATGGAAAATACCGCGTAGGTCGCTTCCAGGACGCTAAAAAAATAAAGACGTTTTTCAACACGAATTCTGCCGGATTCGAAGAAGATTCGGACAAATCGCACGAAGAAACCGATGCGCAAAACTATGATGCGGAAGAACGCGTTTTGGCCGGATACGCGATGACAACTCTAAATGCAGGACCATGGTCTCTCTTAGCAGGATTGCGCGCTGAAAAGACCAATATTGACTACCGAGGAAACACCGTCGTATTTGACGAAGACGGTGACTATGAGTCCACCGTGGCTTCGAATGGAAAATCTGATTATCTCAACATGTTGCCGTCACTGCATGTCAAATATCGCATCGATCAGAATACTAATCTGAGAGCCGCTTACACCAATTCGATTGCGCGTCCCGACTATTATGATCTTGTTCCGTTTCAGTCCGTTTCCCGTGAAGATGAAGAAATTGCTTCCGGTAATTCGAATCTGAAGCCTACGGTTTCCAAAAATTTAGACCTCATGGTTGAGCGTTATTTTCAAAGTGTCGGCTTAATCTCCGGCGGATTCTTTTATAAAAAACTCAATGACTTTATTTATGCCAACGTGAGCGAGGTCTCCGGTGGTGCCTACGACGGTTACGAACAAACCGTTCCGGTAAACGGTAAAGCCGCAACATTGTGGGGCGTTGAAATGAACTGGCAACAGCAAATGACGTTTCTTCCTTCGTATTGGAGCGGTTTGGGTGTATATTTGAATTACACTTATACGCAGTCCGAGGCAGAATTTCCTACGCGCGAAGCCGGTGAAGACAAGGCGACATTGCCCGGACAATCTGAGCATGTAGCAAATTTTGCAATTTCGTATGAACGCGGCGGTTTCAATGGCAGAATTTCAGCTAATCTCCACGGAAAATATCTTGATGAAGTTGGCGAAACGAAGGCTGATGACATATTCTATGATCGTCATTTTCAGCTAGACGCATCCGCGAGCCAGCGATTGACGCACAACTGGACAGCCTATCTTGAATTATTAAACTTGACCAATGCCCCGCTTCGTTATTATCGCGGATCAACGTCCCGTCCTGTACAACAGGAATTCTACTCATGGACCGGTAAATTAGGCTTGAAATTCACATTTTAATCGAGATGTAGGGTTATGTTAAAAATAGTTTCAATTATGATGTTCGCCGTGTTGAGCGCTTGCTCAAAACCGCCCATGGCGCCGGTTTCCAAAGCGGTTCATCGACCGCTCATTTCTGAAACGTTCATGACCGATCGCAATGAAGCCGACAACGTGGACGCTCCGGCGATCTGGCATGGCCCTCACGGCGAACACTGGCTCGTTGCCACGGCAAAAAAAACCGATGGTTTGATCATCAGTGACGCGGCGACCGGAAAATTTATCAAACGCATCGGGGGCACTGGCGCCGAACCCGGCAAGCTGCGACGCCCCAATAATGCCCTCGTTTTGGACGACATGTTATTTGTAGTCGAACGCGATAACCACAGGGTGCAGGTTTTTTCATTACCTGAATTCAAAAGCATATTCGTATTTGGAGAGCAGGAATTGAAAAAACCTTACGGCATTTCGCTTTATAAATCATCGCCGGATAGCATTGTTTGTTATATCACGGATAATTACGAATTGACCAAAGACTCAATACCTCCGCCATCCATGCTGGGACAGCGCATCCGGCAGTATCACATAACGATGCGCTCACGAAAACTGTCCGCGACACCCGTACGGGCGTTCGGCGATACGTCGGGAAGCGGCGTTTTGTATACGGTCGAGTCCATTTACGTCGATCCGGTCTATAATCGCATCCTCATCGCAGACGAGTACGAGAGACAAAATAATATAAAAATATATACGCTAGACGGCACGTTTACCGGGCAAGTGATCGGCTATGGCCTGTTTAAAACCCAGCCGGAAGGCATTGCCTTGTGGACGTGCGGCGACAGTGCCGGGTACTGGATCACTACGGATCAGTCCCACACCGAAAATGTTTTCCATATATTTGACCGCCAATTCCTTCAACCTGTAGCGTCGTTTTGTGCTGTCAATATTCGAAACACGGACGGGGTCGCCCTTACAACCAGATCATTCGGACCGTTTTCAGCCGGTGCTTTCTACGCCGCGCATGATGACGGAAACATCGGCGCGCTGTCATTAAAGAGCATCCGTGATTCGACAAGGATACAATTCGAATGCCCCTAATTTCGCACGTACGACACATGATCCTTATATCCGCACTGGTCACGGGCTCTGTGGAATGGGTCGGTTGTTTTACAAAGCCATCTCCGGGATTTGATTCGCGCGAAACATTAGAATGCATCGTTCTGGGGGATTGGGGGCGGCAAGGCCAATTTGGGCAACAGGTGACAGCGAACCGCATGGCCGAAGTAGCGCATACCATCGGCGCTGATTTCGTTATTTCGACCGGCGACAATTTTTACGATAACGGTGTGACGAGCGTGGATGATTCGCTGTGGTTCGCTTCATATGAAAATATTTATGCGCACAAGTCGCTGCAAATCCCATGGTATGTGGCGCTTGGCAATCATGACTACCGCGGGAATCCGCAAGCGCAGATAGAGTACTCTACCCGGAGCCGACGATGGCGCATGCCTTCGCGGTACTTCCATATAGATACCACGATCGGAGGCGCTTCGCTGCGGCTGGTGATATTGGACACCAATCCTTTTATTCATGAATACTACACCGACAAAAAATATCAATCCGTTTCCGGTCAGGACACGGCGGCGCAGTGGCGTTGGCTTGAAAATACGCTGGCAACTGCAACAAGTGATTGGACGATTGTGGTCGGGCATCACCCGGTATATTCCGCGGGTACTAAACATGGAAATACATCCGAATTGATTACGCGGCTTGAACCGATGCTCCAGAAATACCGCGTACCGATATACCTTGCGGGCCACGAACACGATCTGCAACACTTAAGTCATAATCAGATCAATTACTTCATATCCGGAGCCGGCTCTTCGCTGCGCCCGACCGGCACTTCAAACGAATCCGTTTTTTCTCTATCACAAAACGGTTTTCTACGCCTTTCTATTGCCAAAAAAAGCATACGCGCCGCGTTTATAGATGTAAACGGGGCCATCGTCCATGAGGTTAGAATTTCCAACCCTGCTCATTGAAGTTATTTCTATCCCTTGCAAAAATTCATTCGTTTAACGAGATTGCCTATATGGTTATCCATCTTTTCTTACTCTTACTTGGGGATATTTTCTCATGGCTTTCGATAAAGCGTTTGAATCCGTAAACCGTCTCGTGCAGGATTTTCGTGCGCAAGAAGCGTATTATCTCGACGCCAAATATCAGGAGCAGGAAGCGCGTAAGGATTTCATTGACAAATTTTGGATCGCTCTCGGGTGGGATGTCAATCATGAGATTCAAAAAAATCCGTACGAACAGGAAGTGCGCATCGAAAATGCCGTTCGCACCGGTGCTTCGCAGCGGCGCGCCGATTACGGTTTTTATCTCTCCCCCAATTTCCGCGACCCCAAGTTTTTCGTAGAGGCCAAAAAACCCTCACGCAGCATCGCCAATCCCGATGATTATTTTCAAGTCAATCGCTACGGATGGAGCCAGCAAACGCCCGTCGCCGTACTCACGGATTTTGAAGAATTGCATATCATTGACTGCCGATTTAAGCCGCATATCGGCACGGCACTGGATCGTAAGATCAAAGCCTTTCGTTATACCGACTATACCGATGCCGAAAAATTTGCCGAAATCTACTGGTTATTTAGCCGCGAGGCCGTCGCCACCGGATCACTGGAAAAGTACGCTGCCGCACTACCCCGCCCCAAAGGCAAAGCCGCACAAAAAGGTCTTTTCAAAGCGGGTGTACAGCCTATTGACGAAGCCTTTCTTGAGGAATTGGACGAATACCGCGTCATCTTGGCCAAAGCCTTCAAAAAATCCAATCCCGATCTTGAAGGCGAAGCGCTCACCGAAGCCGTGCAACGGACCATAGACCGTCTGGTGTTCATACGATTTCTGGAAGACAAATCCATCGAAGACTATGAAGTGCGACACTACGGCGACAGCGGTCATGCATGGAAAAAGTTTCTCGCCCACTGTCAACGGCTGGAGCCCAAATACAACGGCCTTGTATTCAAACCGCATCCCGTAATTGACGGCCGTGCGTTTCATGCACCGGATGAAGAAGACTTCAAGGCGATTTGCGCCAAACTTTCCGATCCCCATGCCGTGTACGACTTTGATCAGATCCCTATCGCTATTCTCGGTAGTATCTACGAACGCTTTCTCGGTAAAGTCGTCCACACGACCGCCAAACGCGCCGTCGTCGAAGAAAAACCTGAAGTGCGCAAAGCCGGCGGCGTGTACTATACGCCGGAGTATATCGTGCGCTACATCGTACAAAATACCGTAGGCAAACTGATCGAAGGCAAAACGCCGGAAAGCATCGCCAAAATGGCTTTTGCGGACATCGCATGCGGGTCAGGTTCGTTTTTGATCGAAGTCTATAGCGAACTGCTCGCCTACCACGAAAAATACTATCTGGATCATCCCGAAGCCGCCAAAGCCGGCGATACGCAGCTGCGCGACGGACGGATCGTACTCTCTCTCAAAAAACGTCAGGAAATTCTCAACAACAATATCTACGGCGTAGATATTGACTTCCAGGCGACAGAGGTCACGCAGCTCTCGCTGTATCTGAAACTGCTCGAAGATGCGACGCGCAACGACGCCTATCAGTACGGCATGCTCAAAGAAAAAGTCCTGCCCGATCTCAAAAAAAACATCGTCTGCGGCAATTCGCTGATCGGCACCGATATACTCGAAGGCGATTTATTTGAACGCACCGAAGAAAAAAAACTTAAACCCATGGACTTTGAATCCGCATTTCCCGAAATCATGAAACGCGGCGGATTCGATGCGATTGTTGGAAATCCTCCTTATGGCGCTGTATTTGCTGAAGTCGAAAAAAAATACATTCAAAACTTATATAAGTCATATAAATACAAATTCGACAGTTATATTTATTTCATTGAGAAGGGCATTACGTTAATTAAACAAGGAGGCTTTTTAGGATACATTACGCCTGAGTTATGGCTTCATCTTGAGAATTGTGCTCCATTAAGAAAATTTGTTACAGAAACAATTAGTGTGGATAGAATAAAAATATGCGGTGAAAATGTATTTTCTCAAGCTGTAGTAAATACAGTAGTACCTATATTTTCTAAAGTAAGAAAAAGTAAAAAAATACTGATTGAAAGAGAAGAAGATACTTGGGAAATTGATTCCGACGGAATTGATTCGAATAATAATTACGTTTTTAATTATCGGTTAAAACCATTAGAAAGCCATCTAATTCTTAAAATAAAAGAAAAGCGCGCTACTGATTTAGCATCTCTTGGAGACGCAATTCAAGGGATAACGCCCTATGATCGATATGCAGGTCAAGATACAGATATAATTAAAAATCGAGCTTATCACTTTAAAACTAAAAAAGATAAGTTTTGCGAGAAATGGATTGATGGGCAAGATGTTTCTCGGTACGCGTTAGGTTGGAGCGGAGAATGGTTAAGATACGGAAAATGGTTAGCTGCACCCCGCGATCCGAAATTTTTTAACGGTAAACGGTTATTATTTAGAGAGGTTCCAGGACAACAAAAAAGAATTCAAGCTACTCTGGCGCTTGAGACCCTTTACCATGGACATAGTATTACTCCCTTTAAATTATTTGATGAAACAAAATATGACCACTGTTACATTCTTGGCATAACAAATTCTAAATTGCTAAGTTGGTATGGTGGCTTGATTCTACCAAATTTTGGAAAAAATATTTTTCCAAAACTTAACCCACAAGACATCAAAACACTCCCCATCCGCACCATCAACTTCTCCGATCCCTCGGACAAATCACGTCATGATCATATCGTGAAATTGGTCGAGCAAATGCTTTCCGCGAAAGAAAAACTCGCTTCGGCCAAGCTCGAATCTGAGCGCGACCGGCTGGAGATGATGTGTGAAGCGCTGGACCGCCAGATAGACGACGCCGTCTATCAGCTTTACGGCCTGACGGAGGAAGAAATCAAGATCGTAGAGGGAAAGTGATCGCGTGCCATGGCGTCAGACATGCCAATCAAATATTTTTTGTTTTTGGATGAATCCGGCGATCATGGTTTAGGAAATATTGATTATAGCTTTCCTGTGTTCGTTCTTTGCGGAGTCCTCATATCGGATAACGCCTATCAAAACATGGGCTCTCATATTTTAAAATTGAAAAAATATTTTTGGAATGATAAAAAAGTCATTTTCCACTCACGTGATATTCGTAAGTGCGAAGGTGAATTCAGTCTCTTTTTTGATCTATCGTTAAAAGAGGAATTTTATAGACAGCTCAATGCGATTCTGATGGACAGCGATTATACTGTTATCTCCTCCGCCATTGAAAAAAACAATTTTTTAAAACAATATGGTAAACTGAGTAATGACGTATACGAAATCGCGCTTTCGTTTATTGTTGAGCGTGCTGTGTTTTTCCTCGACGCAATACATCAACCGATTAAACTTCATGTTATCATCGAACGCCGTGGACGTCTCGAAGATAAAAAATTGGAAGAACACTTCCAGCGGCTGTGTGCAAACGGAACCTATTATGTCAACGCAGATAGGCTAAAGCAGTATGGTCTTGAGATCAGCTTCAAAAATAAGAAAGACGATATCCAAGGATTGCAGGTGGCTGATCTTGTGGCATATCCTACGGCCCGATATGTGATTGATCCAAATAGGGCAAACCCTGCATTTGACATCATCAAAGAGAAAATATATAAGAATAAGAAGAACAATAAGCTTTTCGGTTTAAAAATATTTCCATAAGCAAAAAGCCCAGCAAGCTGGGCTTTTTACCGACCGGGGACACCCCAATCCATTTCAAAGTTTTTCATACCGATCAGGAAAACCCCAATCGATTGGAACTGTACTAGTTCATACATATCAATATAGTGTATGAATTGGAAACAACCAAATGAATTCTATATAAAATTCGGTCAAAATTTGAATGAAAATCATTCAAAATACCTATTACTTTAATCATATGATTGAATCGGATGATTTTAAATTAATAAGGTAACCCAAAGAAGAGACTTTGGAAATATACGAATGCGGTATCTACTAATACCTCAGTTAAACACTTGAAAATAAAATGTTTGATTCGTGATTGAAAAGCCTTGATTATATCTGTAAAAAACTTTACTTATAAGTGAATCCAAAGTATAAAATAGAATTATTAGCCGAAGGCCCAAAAGCACATATCTACACAATTCGCAACTTGGACTCTGAAATATCAGAGTTTGAAAGATTTGCTGATGAAGAAGATGTACGTTATGATCCCGGTTTTCAGGAAATATTAGCACGCATTGATGATATGGCCAATCGTCTTGGGTGCATTGACTCTTTTTTTCGTAATGAAAGCACACGTGACAATGCGATTTGTGCACTTTTTGCACCCGACGGAAAATTACGATTATATTGTATCAAAATGCGTTTTACTCTTCTGATCATAGGAGGCGGTGGCATAAAAAACACACGAACCTATCAAGAGGATCCTCATTTGGATTCGTGCGTTACATTACTTGAAGACTTTTGGAAGCGTTTTGCACTATACGAGGACAACGGAGAGATAGAAATTAGCTCCGACGGAAAAATCACAGGAAAGGATAAGATATAGATATGAGTTCTGTAAAAAATAAATTTCAGGAGCTTTTGAAACAGGTTCCCGATGAAGTGAAGCTCTATGTGCAAATGCAGGGAGATATAGCCATCCGCGTAGGCGAAATAATCAAAGAAAAACAATGGACTCAAAAGAGTCTGGCCGAAAAAATGGGATGGAACGAGTCCCAAGTAACGCGCCTTTTGGCCGGACATGAAAATTTGACGCTAAAGACGATTGCCAAACTATCGGTCGTTTTGGAAGAGAATTTGATACAAACGCAACCAAGGGTCGTGTACATTCCCCTTTTCCCGTTGGATACACCGGCCAATGCGGCACTAAATCTTGGCGCCCTTCGCGCCGCATCATCCGTAGGCAATTTTTTTCCTCTTTCAACCAATAAAGTAACCAGTTTTATCAAAACAGA containing:
- a CDS encoding metallophosphoesterase, whose protein sequence is MILISALVTGSVEWVGCFTKPSPGFDSRETLECIVLGDWGRQGQFGQQVTANRMAEVAHTIGADFVISTGDNFYDNGVTSVDDSLWFASYENIYAHKSLQIPWYVALGNHDYRGNPQAQIEYSTRSRRWRMPSRYFHIDTTIGGASLRLVILDTNPFIHEYYTDKKYQSVSGQDTAAQWRWLENTLATATSDWTIVVGHHPVYSAGTKHGNTSELITRLEPMLQKYRVPIYLAGHEHDLQHLSHNQINYFISGAGSSLRPTGTSNESVFSLSQNGFLRLSIAKKSIRAAFIDVNGAIVHEVRISNPAH
- a CDS encoding N-6 DNA methylase — encoded protein: MAFDKAFESVNRLVQDFRAQEAYYLDAKYQEQEARKDFIDKFWIALGWDVNHEIQKNPYEQEVRIENAVRTGASQRRADYGFYLSPNFRDPKFFVEAKKPSRSIANPDDYFQVNRYGWSQQTPVAVLTDFEELHIIDCRFKPHIGTALDRKIKAFRYTDYTDAEKFAEIYWLFSREAVATGSLEKYAAALPRPKGKAAQKGLFKAGVQPIDEAFLEELDEYRVILAKAFKKSNPDLEGEALTEAVQRTIDRLVFIRFLEDKSIEDYEVRHYGDSGHAWKKFLAHCQRLEPKYNGLVFKPHPVIDGRAFHAPDEEDFKAICAKLSDPHAVYDFDQIPIAILGSIYERFLGKVVHTTAKRAVVEEKPEVRKAGGVYYTPEYIVRYIVQNTVGKLIEGKTPESIAKMAFADIACGSGSFLIEVYSELLAYHEKYYLDHPEAAKAGDTQLRDGRIVLSLKKRQEILNNNIYGVDIDFQATEVTQLSLYLKLLEDATRNDAYQYGMLKEKVLPDLKKNIVCGNSLIGTDILEGDLFERTEEKKLKPMDFESAFPEIMKRGGFDAIVGNPPYGAVFAEVEKKYIQNLYKSYKYKFDSYIYFIEKGITLIKQGGFLGYITPELWLHLENCAPLRKFVTETISVDRIKICGENVFSQAVVNTVVPIFSKVRKSKKILIEREEDTWEIDSDGIDSNNNYVFNYRLKPLESHLILKIKEKRATDLASLGDAIQGITPYDRYAGQDTDIIKNRAYHFKTKKDKFCEKWIDGQDVSRYALGWSGEWLRYGKWLAAPRDPKFFNGKRLLFREVPGQQKRIQATLALETLYHGHSITPFKLFDETKYDHCYILGITNSKLLSWYGGLILPNFGKNIFPKLNPQDIKTLPIRTINFSDPSDKSRHDHIVKLVEQMLSAKEKLASAKLESERDRLEMMCEALDRQIDDAVYQLYGLTEEEIKIVEGK
- a CDS encoding DUF3800 domain-containing protein, translated to MKYFLFLDESGDHGLGNIDYSFPVFVLCGVLISDNAYQNMGSHILKLKKYFWNDKKVIFHSRDIRKCEGEFSLFFDLSLKEEFYRQLNAILMDSDYTVISSAIEKNNFLKQYGKLSNDVYEIALSFIVERAVFFLDAIHQPIKLHVIIERRGRLEDKKLEEHFQRLCANGTYYVNADRLKQYGLEISFKNKKDDIQGLQVADLVAYPTARYVIDPNRANPAFDIIKEKIYKNKKNNKLFGLKIFP
- a CDS encoding TonB-dependent receptor encodes the protein MRPKACVQLIMLTILVFLSVPAYSQTRTGMVGFVSDEDGGFYLQGALITIEGTAFRAVSDRQGKFTMSLPAGNYVLLARYLGYEEKKIEFTVTDGSLKILEVKLKGTAVPFSEQIVEGIRLGQTKALNTQKNSDNIKNVVSSDLIQLFPDPNAAEALQRLPGLSIQRDQGEGRYVLIRGTEARLNSMMINGERIPSPEAEVRSVALDAIPADAIASIEVTKALTPDMDADAIGGSVNLITKSAFDYDKPVILGTLGSGYNNLVTGGVYQGGLTYGRRFGPDNKFGLLLSGSYYQTNRGSDNNEFDYDDAEIGGGEEQEVLTEYQLRDYVIDRKRIGISATLDYRLDDLSHMYFRGIVNEYSDQEYRRRLIYAFDEGDFDAATETSASISGAEAVRELKDRFEKQSIRSFAVGGNQHFNLMDVDYHLSYSFAEEKEPHSRYSTFKFEDGVDFTYDLKDHDFPKINITNSSDIYDPTKFEFEEFSTEKYTTQDKDYTGSFNIKIPFTFNAKSGMFKSGFKYRGKSKDRHVDIRVYDGYSSDLYLDEVLGNFEGKDFLNGKYRVGRFQDAKKIKTFFNTNSAGFEEDSDKSHEETDAQNYDAEERVLAGYAMTTLNAGPWSLLAGLRAEKTNIDYRGNTVVFDEDGDYESTVASNGKSDYLNMLPSLHVKYRIDQNTNLRAAYTNSIARPDYYDLVPFQSVSREDEEIASGNSNLKPTVSKNLDLMVERYFQSVGLISGGFFYKKLNDFIYANVSEVSGGAYDGYEQTVPVNGKAATLWGVEMNWQQQMTFLPSYWSGLGVYLNYTYTQSEAEFPTREAGEDKATLPGQSEHVANFAISYERGGFNGRISANLHGKYLDEVGETKADDIFYDRHFQLDASASQRLTHNWTAYLELLNLTNAPLRYYRGSTSRPVQQEFYSWTGKLGLKFTF
- a CDS encoding helix-turn-helix transcriptional regulator, translating into MSSVKNKFQELLKQVPDEVKLYVQMQGDIAIRVGEIIKEKQWTQKSLAEKMGWNESQVTRLLAGHENLTLKTIAKLSVVLEENLIQTQPRVVYIPLFPLDTPANAALNLGALRAASSVGNFFPLSTNKVTSFIKTEAKAVA
- a CDS encoding phytase precursor, giving the protein MLKIVSIMMFAVLSACSKPPMAPVSKAVHRPLISETFMTDRNEADNVDAPAIWHGPHGEHWLVATAKKTDGLIISDAATGKFIKRIGGTGAEPGKLRRPNNALVLDDMLFVVERDNHRVQVFSLPEFKSIFVFGEQELKKPYGISLYKSSPDSIVCYITDNYELTKDSIPPPSMLGQRIRQYHITMRSRKLSATPVRAFGDTSGSGVLYTVESIYVDPVYNRILIADEYERQNNIKIYTLDGTFTGQVIGYGLFKTQPEGIALWTCGDSAGYWITTDQSHTENVFHIFDRQFLQPVASFCAVNIRNTDGVALTTRSFGPFSAGAFYAAHDDGNIGALSLKSIRDSTRIQFECP